The Streptomyces sp. RKAG293 genome includes a region encoding these proteins:
- a CDS encoding extracellular solute-binding protein: MHRRRLLGTAAAGIAAALALTTLSGCGGSSALGGDVTLHMVAADYGTDAATSSKKYWDELGRAFEAKNPGIKVDIQVIDWDHVDTKVAEMVKAGKAPDIAQIGSYAAYASKGQLYSADELFPISTQADFIPSLATAGEQNRTQYGIPFVSSSRMFFYNQTLFDDAGIKDAPKTWADIAADAKKLKEHGVKMPYGLPLGPEEAQAESLIWMLGKQGSYTDTVGSYTLDSQPNVEAMEWLKDNLVQPGLTGSDPAKTNRRTVFDAFLAGKAGMVNGHPTLLKQALAKGIKVKAVQIPGDGGTMAETLGVADWMMAFKQNGHRGEIGKFLQFSYSPENSIKFLDEYGLLPVTNSAMQAMRKDPKDKDLIKFIDLLPSAQFYPVDKTSWGPVSDQMKKVLGGAVHADPKTVLSDLQRFAENQDAAEKVK; encoded by the coding sequence GTGCACCGGCGACGACTCCTGGGCACGGCGGCAGCGGGTATCGCAGCGGCGCTGGCTCTGACGACACTCAGTGGATGCGGTGGCAGCAGCGCCCTCGGCGGTGACGTGACCCTGCACATGGTCGCGGCCGACTACGGCACCGACGCGGCCACCAGCTCCAAGAAGTACTGGGACGAGCTCGGCCGTGCCTTCGAGGCCAAGAACCCCGGCATCAAGGTGGACATCCAGGTCATCGACTGGGACCACGTCGACACCAAGGTCGCCGAGATGGTCAAGGCCGGCAAGGCGCCGGACATAGCCCAGATCGGCTCCTACGCCGCCTACGCCTCCAAGGGCCAGCTGTACAGCGCCGACGAGCTGTTCCCGATCAGCACCCAGGCCGACTTCATCCCCTCCCTGGCCACCGCGGGCGAGCAGAACCGCACCCAGTACGGCATCCCCTTCGTCTCCAGCTCCCGGATGTTCTTCTACAACCAGACGCTGTTCGACGACGCGGGCATCAAGGACGCGCCCAAGACCTGGGCCGACATCGCGGCCGACGCGAAGAAGCTCAAGGAACACGGCGTCAAGATGCCGTACGGGCTGCCGCTCGGTCCCGAGGAAGCACAGGCCGAGTCCCTGATCTGGATGCTCGGCAAGCAGGGCTCGTACACCGACACCGTCGGCAGCTACACCCTCGACTCCCAGCCGAACGTCGAGGCGATGGAGTGGCTCAAGGACAACCTCGTCCAGCCCGGCCTGACCGGCAGCGACCCGGCCAAGACCAACCGCCGCACCGTCTTCGACGCCTTCCTGGCCGGCAAGGCCGGCATGGTGAACGGCCACCCGACGCTGCTCAAGCAGGCCCTCGCCAAGGGCATCAAGGTCAAGGCCGTGCAGATACCCGGCGACGGCGGCACGATGGCCGAGACCCTCGGTGTCGCCGACTGGATGATGGCCTTCAAGCAGAACGGCCACCGCGGCGAGATCGGCAAGTTCCTGCAGTTCTCCTACAGCCCGGAGAACTCGATCAAGTTCCTCGACGAGTACGGGCTGCTGCCGGTGACCAACTCGGCGATGCAGGCGATGCGCAAGGACCCCAAGGACAAGGACCTCATCAAGTTCATCGACCTGCTGCCGTCCGCCCAGTTCTACCCGGTCGACAAGACCTCCTGGGGACCGGTCAGCGACCAGATGAAGAAGGTCCTCGGCGGCGCCGTGCACGCCGACCCCAAGACCGTCCTCAGCGATCTGCAGCGCTTCGCCGAGAACCAGGACGCGGCGGAGAAGGTCAAGTAG
- a CDS encoding ROK family protein: MRHVIALDVGGTGMKAALVGEDGTLLHEARRPTGRERGPEAVIATILGFAADLRDHGIREFGEPAAAAGVAVPGIVDDTAGIAVYAANLGWRDVPLRALVSERLGGIPVALGHDVRTGGLAEGRIGAGNGADRFFFLPLGTGIAGAIGIDGRIEAGAHGYAGEIGHIVVRPGGPLCGCGQRGCLETLASASAVSRAWAAALGDEATDDTSAADCAKAVESGDPRALAVWRDAIDALADGLVTGLTLLDPRVLIIGGGLAEAGDTLFGPLRAAVEERITFQKLPLIVPAALGDTAGCLGAGLLAWDLLSVEVTA; the protein is encoded by the coding sequence GTGAGACATGTCATCGCGCTCGATGTGGGCGGTACCGGAATGAAGGCCGCCCTGGTCGGGGAGGACGGCACGCTTCTGCATGAGGCGCGCCGGCCGACCGGACGGGAACGCGGCCCCGAGGCCGTGATCGCCACCATCCTCGGCTTCGCCGCCGATCTGCGGGACCACGGGATCCGCGAGTTCGGCGAACCCGCCGCCGCGGCCGGCGTCGCCGTGCCCGGGATCGTGGACGACACGGCCGGCATCGCCGTCTACGCCGCCAACCTCGGCTGGCGCGACGTACCGCTGCGCGCGCTCGTTTCCGAACGGCTCGGCGGCATCCCCGTCGCCCTCGGGCACGACGTGCGCACCGGCGGTCTCGCCGAGGGCCGCATCGGGGCGGGCAACGGCGCCGACCGGTTCTTCTTCCTCCCGCTGGGCACCGGCATCGCGGGCGCCATCGGCATCGACGGCCGCATCGAGGCGGGCGCGCACGGCTACGCGGGCGAGATCGGTCACATCGTCGTCCGGCCCGGCGGACCCCTCTGCGGCTGCGGGCAGCGCGGCTGCCTGGAGACGCTGGCCTCCGCCTCGGCCGTCTCCCGGGCGTGGGCGGCCGCCCTGGGCGATGAGGCCACCGACGACACGTCCGCCGCCGACTGCGCCAAGGCCGTCGAATCCGGCGACCCGCGCGCGCTGGCCGTCTGGCGCGACGCGATCGACGCGCTCGCCGACGGCCTGGTCACCGGCCTCACTCTTCTGGACCCCCGGGTCCTCATCATCGGCGGCGGTCTGGCCGAAGCTGGGGACACACTCTTCGGCCCGCTGCGCGCGGCGGTCGAGGAACGCATCACGTTCCAGAAGCTGCCGCTCATCGTCCCCGCCGCCCTCGGGGACACCGCCGGATGCCTGGGCGCGGGTCTGCTCGCCTGGGATCTTCTCTCCGTGGAGGTAACCGCCTGA
- the nagA gene encoding N-acetylglucosamine-6-phosphate deacetylase — translation MAPVTTTQRTVLTGARVVLPSGVVENGRVTVDGGRIVADESAEAGTVDLSGYTVVPGFVDIHNHGGGGASFTSGTPEEILTGVRTHREHGTTTVVASTVTGEMDVLAQRAALLSELVEQGDLAGIHFEGPFISPCRKGAHMESLLRDPDPAEVRKLIDAARGTAKMVTLATELPGGLDSVRLLVEHGVIAAIGHTDATYEQTIEAIEAGATVATHLFNAMPTLNHRAPGPIAALLEDERVTVELINDGTHLHPAVLELAFGSAGADRVAFITDAMDAAGFGDGHYDLGPMAVEVKDGVARLVENGSIAGSTLTLDTAFKRAVTVDRLSLADTVRAISANPARLLGQYDRIGSLEAGKDADLVVLDASYDLVGVMRKGEWIVRPS, via the coding sequence ATGGCCCCCGTAACGACAACGCAGCGCACGGTACTGACCGGTGCCCGTGTGGTGCTGCCGTCCGGCGTCGTGGAGAACGGCCGGGTGACCGTCGACGGCGGCCGGATCGTGGCCGACGAGTCCGCCGAGGCCGGAACGGTCGACCTCAGCGGGTACACGGTCGTTCCCGGTTTCGTCGACATCCACAACCACGGCGGCGGCGGGGCCTCCTTCACCTCGGGGACTCCCGAGGAGATCCTCACCGGCGTCCGCACCCACCGCGAGCACGGCACGACCACCGTCGTCGCGTCGACCGTCACCGGTGAGATGGACGTCCTGGCGCAGCGCGCGGCGCTGCTGTCGGAGCTCGTCGAGCAGGGCGACCTGGCCGGCATCCACTTCGAGGGCCCGTTCATCTCGCCGTGCCGCAAGGGCGCGCACATGGAGTCGCTGCTGCGCGACCCCGACCCGGCCGAGGTCCGCAAGCTCATCGACGCCGCCCGCGGCACCGCCAAGATGGTCACCCTCGCCACCGAACTGCCCGGCGGTCTGGACTCGGTGCGGCTGCTCGTCGAGCACGGCGTGATCGCCGCCATCGGCCACACCGACGCGACGTACGAGCAGACGATCGAGGCCATCGAGGCGGGCGCGACCGTCGCCACGCACCTGTTCAACGCGATGCCCACGCTCAACCACCGTGCCCCCGGCCCGATCGCGGCGCTGCTGGAGGACGAGCGGGTCACCGTCGAGCTGATCAACGACGGCACGCATCTGCACCCCGCGGTGCTGGAGCTCGCCTTCGGCAGCGCGGGCGCGGACCGGGTCGCGTTCATCACCGACGCGATGGACGCGGCCGGGTTCGGGGACGGGCACTACGACCTCGGCCCGATGGCCGTCGAGGTGAAGGACGGGGTCGCCCGGCTCGTCGAGAACGGCTCCATCGCCGGCTCCACCCTCACCCTGGACACCGCCTTCAAGCGCGCCGTCACCGTCGACCGGCTGTCCCTGGCCGACACCGTGCGGGCGATCTCGGCCAACCCGGCGCGGCTGCTCGGCCAGTACGACCGGATCGGCTCGCTGGAGGCCGGCAAGGACGCGGACCTGGTGGTGCTCGACGCCTCGTACGACCTGGTCGGCGTGATGCGCAAGG